A single window of Ananas comosus cultivar F153 linkage group 19, ASM154086v1, whole genome shotgun sequence DNA harbors:
- the LOC109724846 gene encoding probable protein-S-isoprenylcysteine O-methyltransferase, whose product MSSDNNPLDRSRPHPLHRNPNETLIALRSSAAAAEEEGGIRALLSTLGALMAAEIPIGRVALRHLVRFLAAVLYFHSSEYALAVAFHGRFNVSPASLLISKQYIAAMSCAVLEYVIEILLFPSLKEYWWVSNFGIVMIIVGEIIRKAAVLTAGRSFTHTIRIYYEDHHELITHGIYRFMRHPGYCGFFIWATGTQVMLCNPVCFIAFVLVLWRFFSRRIPYEEYFLRQFFGRQYVEYARRVPSGIPFVR is encoded by the exons ATGAGCTCGGATAATAATCCCCTCGATCGATCTCGTCCTCACCCTCTCCACCGAAACCCTAACGAAACCCTAATCGCTCTCCGAAgctcggctgcggcggcggaggaggagggagggatCCGAGCCCTCCTCTCGACCTTGGGGGCGCTCATGGCGGCGGAGATCCCGATCGGCCGCGTCGCCCTCCGCCACCTCGTGCGGTTCCTCGCCGCCGTTCTCTACTTCCACTCCTCCGAGTACGCCCTCGCCGTCGCCTTCCATGGCCGCTTCAACGTTTCCCCTGCTT CACTTCTGATCAGCAAACAGTATATTGCTGCGATGAGTTGTGCGGTGCTTGAATATGTGATAGAGATTCTTCTCTTTCCCTCCTTGAAGGAGTATTGGTGGGTCAGCAATTTCGGCATCGTGATGATTATCGTCGGGGAGATCATCCGTAAAGCTGCTGTTCTAACAGCCGGTCGTTCCTTCACACACACCATCAGGATTTATTACGAAGATCATCATGAGCTGATTACTCATGGAATTTATAG ATTCATGCGGCATCCTGGTTATTGCGGCTTCTTCATCTGGGCAACTGGAACCCAGGTTATGCTCTGCAACCCGGTCTGCTTCATCGCCTTCGTCTTGGTCTTATGGAGATTCTTCTCTAGACGGATACC TTATGAGGAGTATTTCCTGAGGCAGTTCTTCGGACGCCAGTATGTGGAATACGCACGCAGAGTGCCGTCTGGCATCCCTTTCGTAAGATGA
- the LOC109724845 gene encoding putative glucose-6-phosphate 1-epimerase, translated as MAAAAPLPYVELCKGINGLEKVVLREVRGSSAEVYLYGGQVTSWKNEGEELLFISSKANFCPPKPIRGGIPICFPQLGNHGTLEQHGFARNHLWTVDENPPPFPAHTSTKAFVDLILKPSEEDLKNWPHSYEFRLRVALGPGGDLMLTSRIRNTSTDGKPFQFTFAYHTYFSISDISEVRVEGLETLDYLDNLREKQRFTEQGDAIIFESEVDKIYLGAPPKLAIIDHEKKRTFVLRKDDGLPDAIVWNPWDKKAKVIPDLGDEDYKHMICVGAAAVGKSITLKPGEEWRGRQELSAVPSSYCSGQLDPRKVLEGLL; from the exons atggcggcggcggcgccactGCCATATGTGGAGTTGTGCAAGGGCATCAACGGCCTCGAGAAGGTCGTGCTTCGGGAGGTCCGGGGAAGCTCCGCCgag GTTTACTTGTATGGAGGTCAAGTAACATCTTGGAAAAATGAAGGGGAGGAGCTACTCTTCATCAGTAGTAAG GCTAACTTCTGCCCTCCGAAACCAATTCGTGGTGGTATACCAATATGCTTTCCTCAA CTTGGGAATCATGGAACTCTTGAACAACATGGATTTGCTAGGAATCATCTTTGGACTGTTGATGAGAACCCACCACCTTTTCCTGCACATACATCTACTAAGGCTTTTGTTGATCTGATTTTAAAGCCATCAGAAGAAGATTTGAAGAATTGGCCTCATAG TTATGAATTTCGCTTGAGAGTTGCCCTTGGACCAGGAGGAGATCTGATGCTCACGTCCCGCATAAGAAACACAAGTACTGATGGAAAACCATTTCAGTTTACATTCGCATATCACACATACTTCTCTATCTCAGATATCAG TGAAGTTCGTGTTGAAGGACTGGAGACATTGGATTACCTTGATAATTTGAGAGAGAAACAGCGCTTCACCGAACAAGGAGATGCAATCATATTTGAATCTGAA GTGGACAAAATATATTTGGGCGCACCACCGAAGCTTGCCATTATTGACCatgaaaagaaaaggacatTTGTATTGCGGAAAGATGATGGGCTTCCAGATGCCA ttGTATGGAATCCATGGGACAAGAAAGCCAAGGTGATACCAGACCTGGGGGATGAAGACTACAAGCATATGATATGTGTGGGGGCTGCGGCGGTCGGTAAGTCGATCACATTGAAACCTGG